A region of Methanocorpusculum labreanum Z DNA encodes the following proteins:
- the hcp gene encoding hydroxylamine reductase — MFCQQCEETAKNLGCTAAGVCGKTNDTACYQDAVNFVLSGIAYRKIHQPKEAKLPPEKPERDRLVIEALFATLTNVNFDESRFAAYLDAAIAFRDAYRPVPGEPPACSWIPQSREEIVTLGGGIGLRSIEDDNERSLFSLLLFGLKGIAAYYSHAEVLGMTDPAVVNFIYKGLASRFEKHSFGERAALVMECGKVGATVLALLESANKRYGPTEITTVSGRVGTNPGILVTGHDLRDLFLLLRQTRGTGVDVYTHGEMLIAHAHPCFKKFPHLIGNYGTSWANQKKEFPKFNGPILFTTNCLVPPPPEYRDRIFTTGSVGFPNAVHIPEKPDGSKDFSRIIACAKKCGPPSDLQCGDLVTGAGHDAVLAFAPKILDLVKRGKIRHFVVMAGCDGRHKEREYYTEFAKALPNDVVILTAGCAKYRYNRLGLGDIEGIPRVLDAGQCNDSYSLVVIAQELAKALHVEVENLPLSFNIAWYEQKAILVLLVLLALGIKNIMIGPNLPACLSPDVLNMLVKKFDVQLISTPAEDMVSLGIIPPPSPSCQ, encoded by the coding sequence ATGTTTTGTCAGCAGTGCGAAGAAACCGCCAAAAACCTCGGCTGCACGGCCGCAGGCGTCTGCGGTAAAACGAACGATACGGCCTGTTATCAGGATGCCGTGAACTTTGTTCTCTCAGGGATCGCCTACCGGAAGATCCATCAGCCAAAGGAAGCGAAGCTCCCGCCGGAGAAACCGGAGCGGGATCGGCTGGTGATCGAGGCATTGTTTGCGACCCTGACGAACGTGAACTTCGATGAATCCCGGTTCGCCGCATATCTGGATGCGGCGATCGCGTTTCGGGATGCCTATCGGCCGGTCCCGGGAGAGCCGCCGGCATGTTCCTGGATCCCGCAATCCAGAGAGGAGATCGTCACGCTTGGCGGAGGGATCGGGCTCCGTTCCATCGAGGACGACAACGAGCGGTCCCTGTTTTCCCTCCTGTTGTTCGGTCTGAAGGGCATCGCCGCCTACTACTCGCATGCCGAGGTGCTTGGAATGACCGATCCGGCAGTCGTGAACTTCATCTATAAGGGTCTGGCTTCCCGGTTCGAGAAGCACTCGTTTGGGGAGCGTGCGGCTCTGGTCATGGAATGCGGGAAGGTCGGAGCGACCGTGCTCGCACTTCTCGAGTCGGCGAACAAACGCTACGGTCCGACCGAGATCACGACGGTGAGCGGCCGGGTCGGCACAAATCCCGGCATCCTTGTGACGGGTCACGATCTTCGCGACCTGTTTCTGCTGCTTCGCCAGACCCGCGGGACCGGCGTCGACGTGTACACCCACGGCGAGATGCTGATCGCCCATGCCCATCCGTGTTTCAAGAAGTTCCCTCATCTGATCGGAAACTACGGGACGTCCTGGGCGAACCAGAAGAAGGAGTTCCCCAAGTTCAACGGCCCGATCCTGTTTACGACGAACTGTCTTGTCCCTCCGCCGCCTGAGTATCGGGACCGGATCTTTACGACCGGGTCGGTCGGTTTTCCAAACGCCGTCCATATCCCGGAGAAGCCGGACGGCTCGAAGGATTTTTCCCGGATCATCGCCTGTGCAAAGAAGTGCGGTCCGCCGAGTGATCTGCAGTGCGGGGATCTCGTGACCGGCGCAGGTCATGACGCGGTACTTGCTTTCGCTCCAAAGATCCTCGATCTCGTGAAGCGGGGGAAGATCAGACATTTCGTCGTGATGGCGGGATGCGACGGCCGGCACAAGGAGCGTGAATATTACACGGAGTTTGCAAAGGCGCTGCCAAACGACGTGGTCATTCTTACGGCAGGGTGTGCGAAGTACCGGTATAACCGTCTTGGTCTCGGCGATATCGAAGGCATCCCCCGGGTTCTGGATGCCGGGCAGTGCAATGATTCGTACTCTCTTGTGGTGATCGCTCAGGAGTTAGCAAAGGCTTTGCATGTGGAAGTGGAGAACCTCCCGCTTTCATTCAATATCGCGTGGTATGAGCAGAAGGCGATCCTGGTGCTTCTGGTTCTGCTGGCGCTGGGCATCAAAAACATCATGATCGGACCAAATCTGCCGGCATGTTTGTCGCCGGACGTGCTGAACATGCTCGTAAAGAAGTTCGACGTTCAGCTGATCTCGACGCCGGCGGAGGATATGGTGAGTCTTGGGATCATCCCTCCGCCCTCTCCCTCTTGCCAGTGA
- a CDS encoding class 1 fructose-bisphosphatase, which yields MKTLQEYLSASHAPEDLGKIIMMIADQAGPIRSAFISNQNYAGSTNSSGEDQAEMDTWADTRITSVLQESGLVRSIASEEQEDITEMSPSAKYSVVMDPLDGSSLIKVNLTVGTIVGIYEGDVLQAGNKLRAAFYMLYGPLTTLTISLGNGVSIFAMNEEGTYVLLKENVRIPEGTLCGSGGLRPEWTEKHIQYMNAIECEGGKNRYSGSFVADFHQILEYGGVYAYPATKKSASGKLRLVFEINPIGFLAVQAGGAVSNGESSTLEIVPTKVHQRTPVYVGSKGMIAKIEAIR from the coding sequence ATGAAAACCTTGCAGGAGTATCTTTCCGCCTCACATGCCCCTGAGGATTTGGGAAAAATAATCATGATGATCGCGGACCAGGCAGGACCGATCCGTTCCGCGTTTATCAGCAACCAGAATTATGCGGGCTCCACGAACTCTTCCGGCGAGGATCAGGCCGAGATGGACACCTGGGCCGACACCAGGATCACCTCAGTTCTCCAGGAAAGCGGGCTTGTCCGTTCCATTGCTTCCGAAGAACAGGAGGATATCACCGAGATGTCTCCTTCTGCGAAGTATTCGGTCGTGATGGATCCCCTAGACGGCTCCTCGCTTATCAAGGTAAATCTGACCGTCGGGACGATCGTCGGGATCTATGAAGGCGACGTTCTTCAGGCGGGTAACAAGCTTCGCGCCGCATTCTATATGCTCTACGGCCCGCTGACGACGCTGACGATCTCGCTTGGGAACGGGGTCTCGATCTTTGCGATGAATGAGGAAGGCACCTACGTTCTCTTAAAAGAGAATGTGAGGATTCCGGAAGGCACGCTCTGCGGAAGCGGCGGTCTGCGGCCCGAGTGGACCGAGAAACACATTCAGTACATGAATGCGATCGAGTGCGAAGGCGGAAAGAACCGGTACTCCGGCTCTTTCGTGGCCGACTTCCACCAGATCCTGGAGTACGGCGGCGTGTATGCCTATCCGGCGACGAAGAAGTCCGCGTCCGGGAAACTGCGGCTGGTCTTCGAGATCAACCCGATCGGTTTCCTCGCGGTCCAGGCAGGAGGGGCAGTCTCGAACGGCGAGTCTTCGACCCTTGAGATCGTCCCGACAAAGGTTCATCAGAGAACGCCCGTGTATGTCGGCAGCAAAGGGATGATCGCGAAAATCGAGGCGATTCGCTGA
- a CDS encoding C45 family autoproteolytic acyltransferase/hydolase: MILLEGSYREMGRQYGGLMKTELLSEYAMLTKTLEDRGYSLDYLRWYASAGTQFQPERMKEITRGMAETTGLSEADLSILYYGPALYISMPAGCSYLAVWDTYTTDGSVVLSRNWDLPDLLDPFNPYYVLAVCRPTDGSNGVATFGPAGSRPETLMNSAGLFIADDNSGLAPVGQDDRPDLISEFFRLMLDYSDLDGLKTGVLTTRPDVAWIVDVGGPDGAYVFEVGLNETKVRIGDGVVAAANHFVDPSWDLTTPPGEHSLTRYANLLSQAEAAKGSIDAEEMMQIRDVLMTDDGATFRHSELFGYPYSSNHQVVFVPATRTLWMKVIDLDWQKVELAPLFAM; the protein is encoded by the coding sequence GTGATCCTGCTTGAAGGCTCGTATCGGGAGATGGGCAGGCAGTACGGCGGTCTGATGAAAACCGAACTGCTGTCTGAGTATGCCATGCTCACAAAAACCCTTGAAGACCGCGGATATTCCCTCGATTATCTCCGCTGGTATGCGTCAGCCGGCACACAATTCCAGCCCGAGCGGATGAAGGAGATCACCCGCGGGATGGCCGAGACGACCGGTCTTTCGGAGGCCGACCTTTCGATTCTCTACTACGGTCCGGCCCTGTATATCTCGATGCCGGCCGGCTGTTCCTATCTCGCCGTCTGGGATACTTATACAACGGACGGATCGGTCGTCCTTTCGCGGAACTGGGACCTTCCCGATCTTTTGGATCCGTTCAATCCGTATTACGTGCTTGCCGTGTGCCGGCCGACGGACGGAAGCAACGGTGTTGCAACCTTCGGCCCGGCGGGTTCCCGCCCCGAGACGCTGATGAACAGCGCCGGTCTCTTTATTGCAGACGACAACTCGGGTCTCGCTCCCGTCGGCCAGGATGACCGCCCTGATCTGATATCGGAGTTCTTCCGCCTGATGCTCGATTACTCGGATCTTGACGGTTTGAAGACGGGTGTTTTGACGACCCGTCCGGATGTTGCCTGGATCGTGGATGTCGGAGGGCCGGATGGAGCATACGTCTTTGAGGTCGGGCTTAACGAAACGAAGGTTCGGATCGGGGACGGGGTCGTTGCCGCGGCGAACCACTTCGTCGACCCGAGCTGGGATCTGACGACCCCGCCCGGAGAACACTCGCTGACGAGATATGCGAATCTGCTGAGTCAGGCGGAGGCGGCAAAGGGGTCGATCGATGCTGAAGAAATGATGCAGATCCGCGATGTGCTCATGACCGACGACGGGGCGACCTTCCGTCACTCGGAGCTCTTTGGATACCCGTACTCTTCGAACC
- a CDS encoding fructose 1,6-bisphosphatase, with protein MHTTVSVFAKPVGGVSGTTRVFPDILQTAAKMLKKAEGGILTDSFVTHTADRLVLIAVHDPDVLPDTLIAAVFSAAEELAQKRHLFCDAAPVSVCRMTIPERANEPFLLFLAGSDVMPWGEVMTPGRDSDDACIVDGVLFLARAEGEFPSVAAFCERFARRGVNQQGVCPVSLCDSSNVRTTVIPVVGLGFSLCDGRLAGPVDLFDTPLFDAPRFRASDQHAE; from the coding sequence ATGCACACGACGGTCTCGGTCTTTGCAAAGCCGGTCGGCGGGGTCTCCGGGACGACCCGGGTCTTCCCCGATATCCTCCAGACGGCGGCAAAGATGCTCAAAAAGGCGGAAGGCGGGATCCTCACCGACTCGTTCGTGACCCACACGGCCGACCGGCTGGTCCTGATCGCGGTGCATGATCCGGATGTTCTGCCGGACACGCTTATTGCCGCGGTCTTCTCCGCAGCCGAGGAACTCGCACAAAAACGTCATCTGTTCTGTGATGCCGCCCCGGTGTCGGTCTGCCGGATGACGATCCCGGAAAGGGCGAACGAGCCGTTTCTCCTGTTTCTCGCCGGGTCGGACGTCATGCCATGGGGCGAGGTCATGACCCCCGGACGGGACTCAGACGATGCCTGTATCGTGGACGGGGTTCTCTTCCTCGCACGTGCCGAGGGCGAGTTCCCGTCCGTTGCGGCGTTCTGCGAGAGGTTCGCCCGCCGCGGTGTAAATCAGCAGGGCGTATGCCCTGTGAGTCTCTGTGATTCGTCGAATGTCCGGACAACCGTCATCCCGGTGGTCGGCCTCGGCTTTTCGCTCTGTGACGGAAGGCTTGCCGGCCCGGTGGATCTTTTCGATACGCCGCTCTTTGACGCCCCCCGGTTCCGTGCTTCCGACCAGCACGCCGAGTAA